A single region of the Candidatus Binataceae bacterium genome encodes:
- a CDS encoding CBS domain-containing protein — MIRTKVGDVMTSEVRSCPIHATLNDAAHIMWEYDCGWVPVVDLERHLVGVVTDRDIAMAAYTQGHPLFHIPIQNSMSKKIIVCAVDDTISLAMKRMRDAKIHRLGVVDNAGVLVGLISMSDIARVIDIDAGSSRTNPAIELAETVATIRKPRPPVEVIALQGGNQDGVVKPELAKKRSPRKKKDPSLRPAKP, encoded by the coding sequence GTGATTCGGACAAAGGTGGGCGATGTAATGACGAGCGAGGTGAGGAGTTGCCCCATTCATGCGACCCTCAACGACGCTGCCCATATAATGTGGGAATACGATTGCGGATGGGTGCCGGTCGTAGACCTCGAGCGGCACCTCGTCGGTGTCGTCACGGATCGCGATATCGCGATGGCCGCGTACACCCAGGGCCACCCGCTCTTCCACATTCCGATTCAGAATTCGATGAGCAAAAAGATCATCGTATGCGCAGTGGATGACACAATCTCGCTCGCGATGAAAAGAATGCGCGATGCGAAGATCCATCGCCTCGGGGTAGTCGACAATGCGGGCGTATTGGTCGGCCTCATTTCGATGAGCGATATCGCGCGCGTGATCGATATCGACGCCGGCAGTTCGCGGACCAATCCCGCGATCGAGCTGGCCGAGACCGTGGCAACCATCCGCAAACCACGCCCTCCCGTCGAAGTGATAGCCCTGCAAGGCGGCAACCAGGACGGCGTCGTCAAACCGGAGCTCGCCAAAAAACGCTCGCCGCGCAAAAAGAAAGATCCGTCACTGCGCCCGGCGAAACCGTAA